A single Notoacmeibacter ruber DNA region contains:
- the dusA gene encoding tRNA dihydrouridine(20/20a) synthase DusA: MSSPSPIFAVAPMIDWTVRECRFFHRQLTRRALLYTEMVVADAIIHGDRERLLGFDTVQHPLALQIGGSDPQKLAEATRIGVDFGYDEINLNVGCPSDRVQSGAFGACLMRDSDLVRRCVSAMKDAAGTVPVTVKCRIGVDDQNAEEVLPDFARHMREGGADALWVHARKAWLKGLSPKENRDIPPLDYALVHALKADYPDWFIGINGGIASMAEIRDHLTIMDGVMVGRKAYGEPAFLTEVDTLWGDRKEEPDWPRIIETMMCYAAQRRAEGARLSAVTRHMVGLFSGVPGARRWRQILSTDATRYDAGPEIIERAFEEVAPHLASSDTDAAVA, from the coding sequence ATGTCATCCCCTTCACCAATCTTTGCCGTCGCGCCGATGATCGACTGGACGGTGCGCGAATGCCGTTTCTTTCACCGGCAATTGACCCGGCGGGCGCTGCTCTACACGGAGATGGTGGTGGCAGATGCGATCATCCATGGCGATCGTGAACGGCTTTTGGGGTTCGACACGGTTCAGCATCCGCTGGCATTGCAGATCGGCGGGTCAGATCCGCAGAAGCTGGCAGAAGCCACGCGCATCGGTGTCGATTTCGGCTATGACGAGATCAATCTGAATGTCGGTTGCCCGTCCGACAGGGTGCAATCCGGGGCCTTCGGCGCCTGTCTCATGCGTGATTCCGACCTTGTTCGACGCTGCGTGTCGGCGATGAAGGACGCGGCCGGTACGGTGCCAGTCACGGTGAAATGCCGCATTGGCGTCGATGACCAGAATGCCGAAGAAGTGCTGCCGGATTTCGCGCGGCATATGCGTGAGGGCGGGGCGGATGCTCTCTGGGTTCATGCCCGCAAGGCCTGGTTGAAAGGCCTCTCTCCGAAGGAGAACCGCGACATTCCTCCGCTGGATTATGCTCTCGTACACGCACTCAAGGCGGACTATCCGGATTGGTTCATCGGGATCAATGGCGGGATCGCGAGCATGGCCGAGATCCGGGACCACCTAACCATCATGGATGGCGTGATGGTCGGTCGCAAAGCCTATGGCGAGCCTGCTTTTCTGACGGAGGTGGATACGCTGTGGGGGGATCGCAAGGAGGAGCCGGACTGGCCCCGTATCATCGAGACGATGATGTGTTATGCGGCGCAGCGCAGGGCAGAGGGCGCAAGGCTCTCGGCCGTTACCCGTCATATGGTCGGGCTCTTTTCCGGCGTTCCCGGTGCAAGGCGGTGGAGACAGATCCTCTCGACCGATGCCACGCGTTACGATGCAGGTCCCGAGATCATCGAACGAGCCTTCGAAGAGGTTGCGCCGCATCTCGCCTCATCAGACACCGATGCAGCGGTGGCATAG
- a CDS encoding energy-coupling factor ABC transporter ATP-binding protein: MKLTFSGTTLERNRKTALYPLDLELTERRVGLIGANGSGKSTLARLAGGLIRPSGGTVQVAGYDTAKDAKEVRRITGFVFQNPDSQIVYPVVEEDLAFGLKERGFPKAEHAERISRVMERLRISHLRGRLAHELSGGERQLVALAGVLVTEPDLLILDEPTTLLDLRHSRQISEHVAALPQTVIFVTHQLELLTEFERVIVLDQGRIIADSDPDDAIARYKKAMA; this comes from the coding sequence GTGAAACTGACGTTTTCCGGCACGACTTTAGAACGAAACCGCAAGACCGCGCTGTATCCCCTCGATCTGGAGTTAACGGAGCGGCGCGTCGGTCTGATCGGCGCGAACGGGTCGGGAAAATCGACCCTGGCCCGTCTCGCCGGGGGCCTGATACGCCCGTCCGGCGGAACGGTTCAGGTGGCCGGTTACGACACGGCAAAAGATGCGAAAGAAGTTCGCCGCATCACCGGGTTTGTCTTCCAGAACCCCGATAGCCAGATCGTCTATCCGGTCGTCGAGGAGGACCTCGCATTCGGCCTCAAAGAGCGTGGCTTTCCAAAGGCCGAGCATGCCGAGCGTATCTCCCGCGTGATGGAGCGACTGCGCATAAGCCACCTTCGCGGCCGCCTCGCCCACGAACTATCGGGCGGCGAGCGACAGCTTGTCGCTCTGGCGGGGGTACTCGTGACCGAGCCCGACCTGCTGATCCTCGATGAGCCGACGACTCTTCTCGATCTGCGGCACAGTCGGCAGATTTCAGAGCATGTCGCGGCCCTGCCCCAGACGGTCATCTTCGTCACGCATCAGCTTGAATTGCTCACCGAATTCGAACGCGTCATCGTACTGGATCAGGGCAGGATTATCGCCGATAGCGACCCCGACGACGCGATCGCCCGCTATAAA
- a CDS encoding biotin transporter BioY, producing the protein MTTRSLSFIALFAAFIAVLGLVPPIQIPVVPVPITAQTLGVMLAGAILGARRGFLAVLLFLVLVAIGLPLLPGGRGGLGAFAGPSAGFLFSWPIGAFVVGWMVERFWSRMNFFWMMMACVIGGIVAVYPLGILWLSYATDISVLTTTIGSASYIPGDLIKAVVASAIALMVRRSYPLIATRERSMS; encoded by the coding sequence ATGACGACGCGCAGTCTCTCGTTCATCGCTTTGTTTGCCGCCTTCATTGCCGTGCTCGGCCTCGTGCCGCCGATCCAGATCCCCGTCGTCCCTGTACCCATCACCGCGCAGACACTCGGCGTGATGCTGGCCGGAGCGATCCTTGGCGCACGCCGCGGGTTTCTGGCGGTCTTGCTCTTTCTTGTTCTGGTCGCGATCGGATTGCCGCTTCTGCCAGGTGGCCGGGGCGGCCTCGGTGCCTTTGCCGGTCCGTCGGCCGGCTTCCTCTTCTCCTGGCCGATCGGCGCCTTCGTAGTTGGCTGGATGGTCGAGAGGTTCTGGAGCCGCATGAACTTCTTCTGGATGATGATGGCGTGCGTCATCGGCGGTATCGTCGCCGTTTATCCGCTCGGCATCCTCTGGTTGTCCTACGCCACCGATATCTCGGTCCTCACCACCACCATCGGGTCGGCCAGCTACATTCCGGGTGACCTCATCAAGGCTGTAGTCGCCTCGGCCATCGCCCTGATGGTCCGACGTTCTTATCCTTTGATTGCGACGCGTGAGCGCTCCATGTCGTGA